One genomic window of Streptococcus mitis includes the following:
- the vex3 gene encoding ABC transporter permease subunit Vex3, whose protein sequence is MLHNAFAYVTRKFFKSIVIFLIILLMASLSLVGLSIKGATAKASQETFKNITNSFSMQINRRVNQGTPRGAGNIKGEDIKKITENKAIESYVKRINAIGDLTGYELIETPDTKKNLTPDRAKHFGSSLMITGVNDSSKEDKFVSGSYKLVEGEHLTNDDKDKILLHKDLAAKHGWKVGDKVKLDSNIYDADNEKGAKETVEVTIKGLFDGHNKSAVTYSQELYENTAITDIHTAAKLYGYTEDTAIYGDATFFVTADKNLDDAMKELNGISGINWKSYTLVKSSSNYPALEQSISGMYKMANLLFWGSLSFSVLLLALLLSLWINARRKEVGILLSIGLKQASILGQFITESILIAIPALVASYFLANYTARAIGNTVLANVTSGVAKQASKAAQASNLGGGAEVDGFSKTLSSLDISIQTSDFIIVFVLALVLVVLVMALASSNLLRKQPKELLLDSE, encoded by the coding sequence ATGTTACACAACGCATTTGCCTATGTTACAAGGAAGTTTTTCAAATCGATTGTCATCTTCCTGATTATTCTCCTCATGGCGAGCTTGAGTTTGGTCGGCTTGTCGATCAAGGGAGCTACTGCCAAGGCTTCTCAGGAGACCTTTAAAAATATTACCAACAGTTTCTCCATGCAAATCAATCGTCGCGTTAATCAAGGAACGCCACGTGGTGCTGGGAATATCAAGGGTGAGGATATCAAAAAAATCACCGAAAACAAGGCTATTGAGTCTTATGTGAAACGCATCAACGCTATCGGAGATTTGACTGGCTATGAACTCATCGAAACGCCAGATACCAAGAAAAATCTGACACCTGACCGTGCCAAACATTTTGGAAGTAGCTTGATGATTACAGGTGTCAATGACTCCTCAAAAGAAGACAAGTTTGTCTCAGGTTCTTATAAGCTGGTCGAAGGAGAGCATCTAACGAATGATGACAAGGACAAGATCCTCCTGCACAAGGACTTGGCAGCCAAACACGGCTGGAAAGTCGGGGATAAGGTTAAACTAGACTCCAATATCTACGATGCAGACAATGAAAAAGGAGCCAAGGAAACAGTTGAAGTGACAATTAAGGGACTCTTTGATGGTCACAATAAGTCGGCAGTAACCTACTCCCAAGAACTATACGAAAACACAGCTATCACAGACATCCATACGGCTGCAAAACTTTATGGATACACAGAAGACACAGCTATTTATGGAGACGCAACCTTCTTTGTAACAGCGGACAAGAACTTGGATGATGCCATGAAAGAATTGAATGGCATCAGTGGTATCAACTGGAAGAGCTATACACTCGTTAAGAGTTCTTCTAACTACCCAGCTCTTGAGCAATCCATCTCTGGTATGTACAAGATGGCCAACCTCCTCTTCTGGGGCAGCTTGAGTTTCTCCGTTCTTCTCCTTGCCCTCTTGCTCAGCCTTTGGATCAATGCCCGTCGCAAGGAAGTGGGTATTCTCCTCTCTATTGGTCTCAAGCAGGCAAGTATCTTGGGTCAATTCATCACTGAATCCATCTTGATTGCCATCCCTGCTCTTGTTGCATCCTATTTCCTAGCCAACTACACTGCCCGTGCAATCGGAAACACCGTTCTTGCCAATGTTACTTCAGGTGTTGCTAAGCAAGCCAGCAAGGCAGCTCAAGCCTCTAACCTTGGTGGCGGTGCAGAAGTGGATGGCTTTAGTAAGACTTTATCGAGCCTAGATATTTCTATTCAGACATCAGACTTTATCATCGTCTTCGTCCTTGCCTTGGTTCTAGTGGTTCTCGTTATGGCGCTTGCATCAAGCAATCTCCTCAGAAAACAACCAAAAGAGCTCTTGCTGGATAGCGAATAA
- the vex2 gene encoding ABC transporter ATP-binding subunit Vex2: MTLLQLQDLTYRYKNTAEAVLYQINYNFEPGKFYSIIGESGAGKSTLLSLLAGLDSPVEGSILFQGEDIRKKGYSYHRMHHISLVFQNYNLIDYLSPLENIRLVNKKASKDTLLELGLDESQIKRNVLQLSGGQQQRVAIARSLVSEAPVILADEPTGNLDPKTAGDIVELLKSLAQKTGKCVIVVTHSKEVAQASDITLELKDKKLTETRNTTK, translated from the coding sequence ATGACTTTATTACAATTACAAGACCTTACCTACCGTTATAAGAACACTGCTGAAGCAGTCCTATATCAGATCAATTATAATTTTGAACCCGGGAAATTTTACAGTATTATTGGGGAGTCAGGAGCAGGAAAATCCACTCTCTTGTCCCTACTGGCTGGTCTAGATAGTCCTGTTGAAGGTTCTATCCTTTTCCAAGGAGAGGATATTCGTAAGAAGGGCTATTCCTACCATCGTATGCACCATATTTCCCTGGTCTTTCAAAATTATAACTTGATAGATTATCTTTCTCCACTGGAAAATATCCGCTTGGTCAACAAAAAGGCAAGCAAGGATACACTGCTTGAGCTTGGTTTGGATGAAAGTCAGATCAAGCGGAATGTTCTCCAGTTATCAGGTGGTCAACAACAACGTGTTGCTATTGCTCGTAGTTTGGTATCAGAAGCTCCAGTTATTCTAGCGGATGAGCCAACGGGAAATCTGGACCCTAAAACTGCTGGAGATATTGTCGAACTGCTCAAATCACTTGCCCAGAAAACAGGTAAATGTGTCATCGTCGTAACTCACAGCAAAGAAGTGGCACAAGCATCAGATATTACACTTGAGTTGAAGGACAAGAAACTGACTGAAACTCGCAATACTACGAAATAA
- a CDS encoding ABC transporter permease: protein MNPIQRAWAYVSRKRLRSFILFLILLVLLAGISACLTLMKSNKTVETNLYKSLNTSFSIKKIENGQTFKLSDLASVNKIKGLENVSPELETIAKLKDKEAVSGEQSVERDDLSAADKNLVSITALEDSSKDVTFTSSAFNLKEGRHLQKGDFKKILIHEELAKKNGLSLHDKIGLDAGQSESGKGQTVEFEIVGIFSGKKQEKFTGLSSDFSENQVFTDYESSQSLLGNSEPQVSAARFYVENPKEMDGLMKQVENLALENQGYQVEKENKAFEQIKDSVATFQTFLTIFLYGIMIAGAGALILVLSLWLRERVYEVGILLALGKGKSSIFLQFCLEVFLVSLGALLPAFATGNAITSYLLQTLLASGDQASLQNTLAKTSGLSSSLLSFAESYVFLLLISCLSVALCFLFLFRKSPKEILSSIS from the coding sequence ATGAATCCAATCCAAAGAGCTTGGGCTTATGTCAGCAGAAAACGACTGAGAAGTTTTATTTTATTTCTGATTTTATTGGTCCTATTGGCTGGAATTTCAGCCTGTTTGACTCTGATGAAGTCCAACAAAACAGTTGAAACCAATCTTTACAAATCACTCAATACATCTTTTTCTATTAAGAAGATAGAAAATGGTCAGACCTTCAAGTTGTCAGACCTAGCATCTGTAAACAAGATTAAGGGACTGGAAAATGTTTCTCCTGAACTCGAGACGATTGCAAAACTAAAAGACAAGGAAGCGGTGAGTGGCGAGCAGAGCGTGGAGCGTGATGATTTGTCAGCTGCAGACAAAAACTTGGTTAGCATAACGGCTCTTGAGGATTCATCTAAGGATGTGACCTTTACCAGCTCGGCTTTCAACTTAAAAGAAGGGCGACACCTTCAAAAAGGAGATTTCAAGAAAATCTTGATCCACGAAGAGTTGGCTAAGAAGAACGGTCTTTCGCTTCATGACAAGATTGGCTTGGATGCTGGACAGTCAGAATCTGGCAAAGGACAAACAGTGGAGTTTGAGATTGTAGGAATCTTTTCTGGTAAAAAACAGGAGAAATTCACAGGCTTGTCTTCTGATTTCAGTGAAAACCAGGTCTTTACAGATTATGAGAGTAGCCAAAGCCTTTTGGGTAATAGTGAACCTCAAGTCAGTGCAGCTCGCTTCTATGTAGAAAATCCTAAGGAAATGGACGGACTCATGAAGCAGGTGGAAAACTTGGCCTTGGAAAATCAAGGGTATCAAGTTGAAAAGGAAAACAAGGCTTTTGAACAAATCAAAGACTCGGTTGCAACTTTCCAAACCTTTCTGACCATTTTCCTTTATGGGATTATGATAGCAGGAGCAGGAGCCTTAATTCTTGTTTTGTCTCTCTGGTTGAGAGAACGGGTCTACGAAGTGGGGATTCTTCTGGCACTTGGAAAAGGCAAGAGTTCGATTTTCCTGCAGTTCTGTTTAGAGGTATTTTTGGTATCTCTCGGAGCTTTGCTTCCAGCATTTGCTACAGGAAACGCAATCACATCCTACCTACTCCAAACTCTACTAGCAAGTGGAGATCAGGCAAGCTTACAAAATACACTAGCCAAAACAAGTGGTCTATCAAGTAGTTTATTATCTTTTGCAGAGTCCTATGTCTTTCTGTTGTTGATTAGTTGCTTATCTGTAGCCCTTTGTTTCCTATTCTTATTTAGAAAATCGCCTAAAGAAATTTTATCATCTATTAGTTAA
- a CDS encoding cysteine hydrolase family protein produces MTKALISIDYTEDFVADSGKLTAGAPAQAISDAISKVTRLAFERGDYIFFTIDAHEENDCFHPESKLFPPHNLIGTSGRNLYGDLGIFYQEHGSDSRVFWMDKRHYSAFSGTDLDIRLRERRISTVILTGVLTDICVLHTAIDAYNLGYDIEIVKPAVASIWPENHQFALGHFKNTLGAKLVDENLNEISE; encoded by the coding sequence ATGACTAAGGCTTTAATTTCGATTGACTATACAGAAGATTTTGTTGCTGATAGTGGGAAGCTGACAGCAGGTGCTCCAGCTCAGGCGATTTCGGATGCCATCAGCAAGGTAACTCGACTAGCTTTTGAACGAGGAGATTACATCTTCTTTACCATTGATGCTCACGAAGAAAACGATTGTTTCCATCCAGAAAGCAAGCTGTTTCCTCCTCACAATTTGATTGGGACTAGTGGACGGAATTTATACGGAGATTTGGGGATCTTTTATCAAGAGCATGGTTCAGACAGTCGTGTCTTTTGGATGGATAAACGTCATTACTCAGCTTTTTCGGGTACTGACCTAGATATCCGTTTGAGAGAGCGTCGAATTTCTACAGTTATTTTAACCGGAGTTTTGACGGATATCTGTGTCCTGCATACAGCTATAGATGCCTATAATCTAGGATATGACATCGAGATTGTTAAACCGGCTGTTGCATCTATCTGGCCTGAAAATCATCAATTTGCCCTAGGTCATTTCAAAAATACACTCGGAGCTAAGTTAGTAGATGAAAATCTAAATGAAATTTCAGAGTAA
- the codY gene encoding GTP-sensing pleiotropic transcriptional regulator CodY, which yields MAHLLEKTRKITSILKRSDEQLQEELPYNAITRQLADIIDCNACIVNSKGRLLGYFMRYKTNTDRVEQFFQTKIFPDDYIQGANMIYDTEANLTVDHDLSIFPVESRADFPDGLTTIAPIHVSGIRLGSLIIWRNDKKFEDEDLILVEIASTVVGIQLLNFQREEDEKNIRRRTAVTMAVNTLSYSELRAVSAILGELNGNEGQLTASVIADRIGITRSVIVNALRKLESAGIIESRSLGMKGTYLKVLISDIFEEVKKRDY from the coding sequence ATGGCACATTTATTAGAAAAAACTAGAAAAATTACTTCTATCCTGAAGCGCTCAGACGAGCAGTTGCAGGAAGAACTTCCCTACAATGCGATTACCCGTCAATTGGCAGATATTATTGACTGTAACGCCTGTATCGTTAATAGCAAGGGACGTCTCCTTGGCTATTTTATGCGTTACAAAACCAATACAGATCGTGTAGAGCAATTCTTTCAAACTAAAATTTTCCCGGATGACTACATTCAAGGTGCGAACATGATTTACGATACAGAAGCCAATCTGACAGTTGATCATGATTTAAGTATTTTTCCTGTGGAAAGTCGTGCCGACTTTCCAGATGGTTTGACGACCATTGCACCGATTCATGTATCAGGGATTCGACTTGGTTCTTTGATTATTTGGCGCAATGATAAAAAATTCGAAGACGAGGACTTGATTCTTGTTGAGATTGCCAGTACCGTTGTTGGGATTCAACTCCTTAATTTCCAACGCGAAGAAGATGAGAAAAATATTCGCCGCCGTACTGCTGTTACCATGGCGGTTAATACCCTTTCTTACTCTGAACTCCGTGCTGTTTCAGCTATTTTAGGGGAATTAAATGGAAATGAAGGGCAGTTGACTGCGTCAGTGATTGCAGATCGTATCGGAATCACTCGCTCTGTGATTGTCAATGCCCTTCGTAAACTTGAATCTGCAGGGATTATTGAAAGTCGTTCACTTGGAATGAAGGGAACCTATCTTAAGGTTTTGATTTCAGATATTTTTGAAGAAGTGAAGAAAAGAGATTACTAA
- a CDS encoding DEAD/DEAH box helicase has protein sequence MKFNELNLSADLLAEIEKAGFVEASPIQEQTIPLALEGKDVIGQAQTGTGKTAAFGLPTLEKIRTEEATIQALVIAPTRELAVQSQEELFRFGRSKGVKVRSVYGGSSIEKQIKALKSGAHIVVGTPGRLLDLIKRKALKLQDIETLILDEADEMLNMGFLEDIEAIIFRVPESRQTLLFSATMPDAIKRIGVQFMKEPEHVKIAAKELTTELVDQYYIRVKEQEKFDTMTRLMDVEQPELAIVFGRTKRRVDELTRGLKIRGFRAEGIHGDLDQNKRLRVLRDFKNGNLDVLVATDVAARGLDISGVTHVYNYDIPQDPESYVHRIGRTGRAGKSGQSITFVSPNEMGYLQIIENLTKKRMKGLKPASAEEAFQAKKHVALKKIERDFADETIRANFEKFGKDARKLAAEFTPEELAMYILSLTVQDPDSLPEVEIAREKPLPFKPSGNGFGGKGKGGRRGDDRRDNRRGDNRRGGRRDDFKKGSRGNDRFDKEKRYRKDNKKPRNTSSEKQTGFVIRNKGDK, from the coding sequence GTGAAATTTAATGAATTAAACTTGTCTGCTGATTTGCTAGCAGAGATTGAAAAAGCTGGTTTTGTAGAAGCCAGTCCGATCCAAGAACAAACCATTCCCTTGGCCCTTGAAGGCAAGGACGTTATCGGTCAAGCTCAGACTGGTACAGGAAAAACTGCAGCCTTTGGCTTGCCTACCCTTGAAAAAATCCGTACAGAAGAAGCGACCATCCAAGCCTTGGTCATTGCTCCAACACGTGAACTTGCTGTTCAAAGTCAAGAAGAACTCTTCCGCTTTGGTCGTAGTAAGGGAGTCAAAGTCCGTTCAGTATATGGCGGATCAAGCATTGAAAAACAAATTAAGGCTCTTAAATCTGGTGCCCATATCGTGGTGGGAACTCCAGGTCGTCTTTTGGACTTGATTAAACGCAAGGCCTTGAAATTACAAGATATTGAAACTCTTATCCTTGACGAAGCGGATGAAATGCTCAACATGGGCTTCCTTGAAGACATTGAAGCTATCATTTTTCGTGTCCCTGAAAGCCGTCAAACCTTACTTTTCTCAGCAACTATGCCAGATGCCATCAAACGTATCGGTGTTCAGTTTATGAAAGAACCTGAGCATGTGAAGATTGCGGCTAAGGAATTGACAACAGAATTGGTTGACCAATACTATATCCGAGTTAAGGAACAAGAAAAATTTGATACCATGACACGTCTTATGGATGTGGAACAGCCTGAGCTTGCTATCGTATTTGGTCGTACAAAACGTCGTGTAGATGAATTGACTCGTGGTTTGAAAATCCGTGGCTTCCGTGCAGAAGGAATTCATGGTGATTTGGACCAAAACAAACGTCTTCGTGTCCTTCGTGACTTTAAAAATGGCAATCTCGATGTTTTGGTTGCGACAGACGTTGCAGCGCGTGGGTTGGATATTTCAGGTGTGACCCATGTCTATAACTACGATATTCCACAAGATCCTGAAAGTTATGTTCACCGTATCGGTCGTACAGGTCGTGCTGGTAAGTCAGGTCAGTCTATTACCTTCGTTTCACCAAATGAAATGGGCTATCTTCAAATCATTGAAAATTTGACTAAGAAACGCATGAAAGGTCTCAAACCTGCAAGTGCAGAAGAAGCCTTCCAAGCAAAAAAACACGTAGCTCTCAAGAAAATCGAACGTGATTTTGCAGATGAGACTATCCGTGCCAACTTTGAGAAATTTGGTAAGGATGCTCGTAAGCTAGCTGCCGAATTTACTCCAGAAGAATTGGCAATGTATATCTTGAGTCTGACTGTTCAAGATCCAGATAGTCTTCCTGAAGTGGAGATTGCACGTGAAAAACCACTGCCATTTAAACCATCAGGTAATGGCTTTGGTGGTAAAGGTAAGGGAGGTCGTCGTGGAGATGACCGTCGTGATAATCGCCGTGGAGACAACCGTCGTGGTGGTCGTCGTGATGATTTCAAAAAAGGAAGTCGTGGCAATGATCGTTTTGATAAGGAAAAACGTTATCGTAAGGATAATAAAAAACCACGCAATACTTCAAGCGAAAAGCAAACAGGCTTTGTTATTCGTAACAAGGGCGATAAATAA
- a CDS encoding FAD-containing oxidoreductase, with protein MLTYDLIVIGFGKAGKTLAGKLASAGKKVALVERSKAMYGGTCINIGCIPTKTLLVAAEKDLSFEEVIATKNTITSRLNGKNYATVAGTGVDIFDAEAHFLSNKVIEIQAGDEKKELTAETIVINTGAVSNVLPIPGLATSKNVFDSTGIQNLDKLPENLGVLGGGNIGLEFAGLYNKLGSKVTVLDALDTFLPRAEPSIAALAKQYMEEDGIELLQNIRTTEIKNDGDQVLVVTENETYRFDALLYATGRKPNVEPLQLENTDIELTERGAIKVDKHCQTNVPGVFAVGDVNGGLQFTYISLDDFRVVYSYLAGDGSYTLEDRLNVPNTMFITPALSQVGLTESQAADLKLPYAVKEIPVAAMPRGHVNGDLRGAFKAVVNTETKEILGASIFSEGSQEIINIITVAMDNKIPYTYFTKQIFTHPTLAENLNDLFAI; from the coding sequence ATGTTAACTTATGATTTAATCGTTATCGGATTTGGTAAAGCTGGTAAAACACTAGCAGGTAAATTGGCTTCAGCTGGTAAAAAAGTTGCCCTCGTTGAACGTAGCAAAGCTATGTACGGTGGAACTTGTATCAACATCGGTTGTATCCCAACTAAAACTTTGCTGGTTGCTGCTGAGAAAGACTTGTCTTTTGAAGAAGTGATTGCTACCAAAAACACTATCACTAGTCGCCTCAACGGTAAAAACTATGCGACTGTTGCTGGTACAGGCGTCGATATCTTTGATGCGGAAGCTCACTTCCTTTCAAATAAAGTCATCGAAATCCAAGCTGGTGATGAAAAGAAAGAACTGACTGCTGAAACAATCGTCATCAACACTGGTGCTGTTTCAAACGTCTTGCCAATCCCTGGACTTGCTACAAGCAAAAACGTCTTTGACTCAACAGGTATCCAAAACTTGGACAAATTACCTGAAAACCTTGGAGTCCTTGGTGGTGGAAATATCGGTCTTGAATTTGCCGGCCTATACAACAAACTTGGAAGCAAGGTTACAGTCCTAGATGCCTTGGATACTTTCCTTCCTCGTGCAGAACCTTCCATCGCAGCTCTTGCTAAACAATACATGGAAGAAGACGGTATTGAATTGCTTCAAAATATCCGTACTACTGAAATCAAAAACGACGGTGACCAAGTGCTCGTTGTGACTGAAAACGAAACTTACCGTTTCGATGCCCTTCTCTACGCAACAGGACGTAAACCAAACGTAGAACCACTTCAACTTGAAAATACAGATATTGAACTAACTGAACGTGGTGCTATTAAAGTAGACAAACATTGTCAAACAAACGTTCCTGGTGTCTTTGCAGTTGGAGATGTCAACGGTGGCCTTCAATTTACTTACATTTCACTTGATGACTTCCGTGTTGTTTACAGCTACCTTGCTGGAGATGGCAGCTACACACTTGAAGACCGTCTCAATGTACCAAATACTATGTTCATCACACCTGCACTTTCACAAGTTGGTTTGACTGAAAGCCAAGCAGCTGATTTGAAACTTCCATACGCAGTGAAAGAAATCCCTGTTGCAGCAATGCCTCGTGGTCACGTAAACGGAGACCTTCGCGGAGCTTTCAAAGCTGTTGTTAATACTGAAACAAAAGAAATTCTTGGAGCAAGCATCTTCTCAGAAGGTTCTCAAGAAATCATCAACATCATCACTGTTGCTATGGACAACAAAATTCCTTACACTTACTTCACAAAACAAATCTTCACTCACCCAACCTTGGCTGAGAACTTGAATGACTTGTTTGCAATTTAA
- the murT gene encoding lipid II isoglutaminyl synthase subunit MurT: MKLKTTLGLLAGRSSHFVLSRLGRGSTLPGKLALQFDKDILQNLAKNYEIVVVTGTNGKTLTTALTVGILKEVYGQVLTNPSGANMITGIATTFLTAKSSKTGKNIAVLEIDEASLSRICDYIQPSLFVITNIFRDQMDRYGEIYTTYKMILDAIRKVPTATVLLNGDSPLFYKPAIPNPVEYFGFDLEKGPAKLAHYNTEGILCPDCQSILKYEHNTYANLGAYICENCGCKRPDLNYRLTELVELTNNRSRFVIDGQEYGIQIGGLYNIYNALAAVAIARFLGADSQLIKQGFDKSRAVFGRQETFHIGDKECTLVLIKNPVGATQAIEMIKLAPYPFSLSVLLNANYADGIDTSWIWDADFEQITDMDIPEINAGGVRHSEIARRLRVTGYPAEKITETSNLEQVLKTIENQDCKHAYILATYTAMLEFRELLASRQIVRKEMN, from the coding sequence ATGAAATTAAAAACTACTTTGGGCCTCCTAGCTGGGCGTTCTTCCCACTTCGTTTTAAGCCGTCTTGGCCGTGGAAGTACACTCCCAGGAAAACTTGCCCTTCAATTTGATAAAGATATTTTACAAAACCTTGCTAAGAACTACGAGATTGTCGTGGTCACTGGAACTAACGGAAAAACCCTAACAACTGCCCTGACTGTCGGCATTTTAAAAGAGGTTTATGGTCAGGTTCTTACTAACCCAAGCGGTGCCAACATGATTACAGGGATTGCAACAACCTTCCTAACAGCCAAGTCTTCTAAAACTGGGAAAAACATTGCCGTCCTCGAAATCGATGAAGCCAGCCTATCTCGTATCTGTGACTATATCCAGCCAAGCCTTTTTGTCATCACCAACATCTTCCGTGACCAGATGGATCGCTATGGTGAGATTTACACAACTTATAAGATGATTTTGGATGCCATTCGTAAGGTGCCTACAGCCACTGTTCTTCTAAATGGTGATAGCCCTCTTTTCTACAAGCCAGCTATTCCAAATCCTGTAGAGTATTTTGGTTTTGACTTGGAAAAAGGACCAGCCAAACTGGCTCACTACAATACTGAAGGGATTCTCTGTCCCGACTGTCAAAGCATCCTCAAATATGAGCACAATACCTATGCCAACTTGGGGGCCTATATCTGTGAAAATTGTGGCTGCAAACGTCCTGATCTCAACTATCGCTTGACAGAACTAGTTGAGTTGACCAACAATCGCTCTCGCTTTGTCATTGACGGACAAGAATACGGTATTCAAATCGGTGGTCTCTACAATATCTACAACGCCCTAGCTGCAGTTGCTATCGCCCGTTTCCTCGGTGCAGATTCGCAACTCATCAAGCAGGGATTTGACAAGAGCCGTGCTGTCTTTGGACGTCAAGAAACCTTCCATATTGGGGACAAGGAATGCACCCTCGTCTTGATTAAAAATCCTGTTGGTGCAACTCAAGCTATCGAGATGATTAAACTAGCACCTTATCCATTTAGTCTATCTGTTCTCCTTAATGCCAACTATGCAGACGGAATTGATACTAGCTGGATCTGGGATGCTGATTTTGAACAAATCACTGACATGGACATTCCCGAAATCAACGCTGGCGGTGTTCGCCATTCTGAAATCGCTCGTCGTCTCCGAGTAACAGGCTATCCAGCTGAGAAAATCACTGAGACAAGTAATCTGGAACAAGTTCTTAAGACCATTGAAAACCAAGACTGCAAGCATGCTTATATTCTGGCTACCTATACTGCTATGCTTGAATTTCGCGAACTGCTGGCTAGTCGTCAGATTGTTAGAAAGGAGATGAACTAA
- the gatD gene encoding lipid II isoglutaminyl synthase subunit GatD, which produces MVYTSLSSKAGNYPYQLNIAHLYGNLMNTYGDNGNILMLKYVAEKLGAHVTVDIVSLHDDFDENHYDIAFFGGGQDFEQSIIADDLPAKKESIDNYIQNDGVVLAICGGFQLLGQYYVEASGRRIEGLGVMGHYTLNQTNNRFIGDIKIHNEDFDETYYGFENHQGRTFLSDDQKPLGQVVYGNGNNEEKVGEGIHYKNVFGSYFHGPILSRNANLAYRLVTTALKKKYGQDIQLPAYEDILSQEIAEEYSDVKSKADFS; this is translated from the coding sequence ATGGTTTATACTTCACTTTCCTCAAAAGCTGGCAATTACCCTTATCAGCTCAACATTGCCCACCTCTACGGAAATCTCATGAATACCTACGGGGACAATGGAAACATCCTCATGCTCAAGTATGTGGCTGAAAAACTGGGAGCCCATGTGACCGTTGACATCGTTTCTCTCCATGATGACTTTGATGAAAATCACTACGACATTGCCTTTTTCGGTGGTGGTCAAGACTTTGAACAGAGTATCATTGCAGACGACCTACCTGCTAAAAAAGAGAGCATTGACAACTACATCCAAAACGACGGTGTGGTTCTGGCTATCTGCGGTGGTTTCCAACTATTGGGCCAATATTATGTTGAAGCTTCAGGGAGACGCATCGAAGGACTAGGGGTCATGGGCCACTACACCCTCAATCAGACCAATAACCGTTTTATCGGGGACATCAAGATTCACAATGAAGATTTCGATGAAACCTACTATGGTTTTGAAAATCATCAGGGCCGTACCTTCCTCTCAGATGATCAAAAACCGCTGGGACAGGTTGTCTATGGAAATGGAAATAACGAAGAAAAAGTCGGCGAAGGGATTCATTATAAGAATGTCTTTGGTTCCTACTTCCACGGGCCTATCCTCTCTCGTAATGCCAATCTAGCTTATCGCCTAGTCACTACTGCCCTCAAGAAGAAATATGGTCAAGACATTCAACTCCCTGCTTATGAGGACATTCTCAGCCAAGAAATCGCTGAAGAATACAGTGATGTCAAAAGCAAGGCTGACTTTTCTTAA